Genomic segment of Photobacterium profundum SS9:
AATCATCATTATCGAGATCAAAAAATGCCGCTTGATGATTGTCGGCATGGCTAGCACAGGCAAGTACTGTGCACGAGCGCATATTCTCGTGGCCTTGCTTCCAATCTAGTGGTAAACGGGTTTGAGTTTGCTCTAATAGCCAATCAAGATTTAGACCTTCTTTACCAGCCAAAAAACGATAAATATCAAAAAAGTCGTGATCTGTCGTTGCCTCGGTGATAACACGATACGCATGCTTAGTTTGACCACAGATAAACGATGCCAAATTTAATGAACCAGCAGACGTGCCAACCATTAATGAAAACGGATTAAAGTCAGCCTCTAAAAAGGCATCGAGTACTCCCGCAGTAAAAATGCCTCGTTGCCCCCCTCCTTCTGTAACCAATGCAACTTTCGTTACATCAGGGTAGAGAAAAGACAATGATTCATAATTTTTAATCGCGCATGAAATATGCATTCCTGGCATTGAACTATCCCCTAAAGACTCATTAATGGTTAATGTGCCGTAAGGGTAATCTTATTGACTTTGTTTGAATATTTGATAGTTTCTATCACTTCGTTAAGTAAAACTTAACAACATACGAGCCTCGAATATGCTCCTTGCTTAGCGCTGCAATAAAAAAGCAGCTACCAAGGTAACTGCTTCTCTATGTACATATTTCACTTCACACAATTACGCATAATCGCAAAGTAGCCATATGGACTACTGAGCTTATTTTTCTACTGCAATCACAGAAATCTCAACAAGCAACACATCACGCGCCATGCTTGCTTCAACACAAGCACGAGCAGGTGCATAACCTTCAGGTACCCAGCTATCCCATACTGCATTCATTTCAGCAAAGTCTTTCATATCTTTTATGTATAACGTCGCTGAAAGCATATGTTCTTTATCACTACCAGCTTGTTCAAGCAGTGCTTCAACTTTCTCTAACATTGTTTCTGTTTGTTCTTTAATACCTTGAGTTGCGTCTTTACACACCTGACCACATAGGTAAATTGTTCCGTTATGCTTAACAATACGGCTCATACGTGCGCCAGTTTCCAGACGTTCAATCATTATTAACTACCTTTTATTAAACAGACCCTAGTGATATACCAATCTAGAATGGTATTAAATGCTCGAATACAAAGCATCCAAGGGAATATTGTAAAGGGAAAAGTATCGATTTTCGACCATATAAGAATGATTTAAAAATGACAAAAAAACACTCACTTGATCTCACCTAGGGCTTTATAAGAGAATGACTGACACAGTAATCATAAAATCATAAGTATTAATAAAATAATGAAAAATATCAAAGCACTGAGTTATATTGCTATTTGTACTTCCATTGCATTCTCTAGCACATCATTTGCCTCAGATAATGTGTCTGCGAGCATAACAACAACAGATACTAGTGCAGGAAAAATTAAAGCGTATACTTGTCAATTTTGTCATGGTAGCAATGGAGTAGCAGCTAACCCTGCCTATCCAAATATTAATGGTCAAAATGAACAATATCTCTACCAATCAATGAAGGCTTATCAAAACGGTGAGCGTACGAATACGATGGGGAAGATGATGAAACAACAGTTATCAAGCTTACAAAATCAAGATCTCGCAGATATTGCAGCCTATTATTCAATGATGGATTAACCCACTTTAAATGGGTTAATAATTCACTTATAACATATCAAAAACAAATATGGACTGACAAGCTTATCATTCATACTGTATATATTTCAGAGGTATCATATTACTAATTGATATTATATTGAACAGCGTTGAAAATGACTCTTTTAATTTAGCCTTTTAGACAAGATACGAGATTGTGTTTCAAAACCAAGTGTATCGTAAAATTGTTGTGCGCCGTTATTAAAAGCCATCACTTCAAGCCTCATTTCATCAACACATTCACCGATTGCCCATAATTCAACAGCTTCCAACAACTTCTTACCAATACCCTGACCTTGATATTCATCCGAAACAACAATTGTTCGTACTCGACATAGCTTTTTCTTTTGAAGAAACGTTACGGTTGTATTTTCAGTAATACTCGCAAGTACAAAACCAGTTACTTCATCGTTTATTTCAGCAATAATAAATACCGTGTTATCAACACTAAAATTACTTCGCCAGTAACTTCTATCTCGGTGAACCCCCTCAGGCTCAGCAAAAACATGGGGCGCGCCATTATAATGCTGGGTATTTATCTGCTGTGCGAGAAAGCAAATGCACTCTAAATCCTTTTCTACCGCTATTCGTAAGTTCATAATAGTTTTTTATCGCGTCCCTTTTACATTCATGTCTTATACCCAAGCTACCTCAAGATGCAGGATTCAGAGTGATCTCAGCGTATTTAATTTAAGGAAAATGTGTGTAGGAATGGCATTCCCTTTCAAACACATTTGACACAGAAGTAGATACGCTGAATCACTCCCGAAGGGCGAGTTTTGTTGGGCTCTATGTGGTGTTACTTATTTTCAACGTAGAACCACTAGGTCTATAAATAAGCGCCTTGCCTAGAGCCCAATAAATTCTCGCTGAAACGAGCATCTTGAGGTAACTTGGGTATAAACGTCTTGCCACCAGAGTAACGTAATAACATTGCTAGACATGGCATCTATAGAACTAGTCTTTAATTTTTTCTGATTATTATTATGTGACTGATTAACTCTTAGTTCATACACAGATTATAATGTTGGATACAAGCATATCACTTAATGGGTGGAAACGTTATTCGCTCCCCTTCTGAGGTCAGAATAGAAATATCACAAGGCTTGCCTTCTGCATCTAAACGTAGCTCACCTATCGCACTGCGATTAATTAACCGATGACCACCAGCAACATCAGGATCGCGTTTACTGATTTTTAAACGCTTACGCTTGGTAAACCAGTTCAATGGCGAATGCGGGCTATATAAAGCACGATCCATTGCATCACAGAAGCGTAGTAACTGATTAGGAAATTCATTCTTAATCCCACTACAGGTTATTTGGTAAATATTGGGGCTGCTGCGACGAAAGCGCATTTTTATATCGTAAGCAAACGAGTAATGCACATCACCCGATAGAATCACAAAATTGGTTGGCGTCTTAGTATGCGTAAAGATACTCAATAATGTATTGGCCGATCCCGGATGCGTCATCCAGTTCTCAGCATCAATCACTAGTGGCTGACCAATCCACGTCATTGCTCGCTGCAATGTTTCGATAAATTTTACACCAAAGATGGGCGCTGCCGATACG
This window contains:
- a CDS encoding GNAT family N-acetyltransferase; translation: MNLRIAVEKDLECICFLAQQINTQHYNGAPHVFAEPEGVHRDRSYWRSNFSVDNTVFIIAEINDEVTGFVLASITENTTVTFLQKKKLCRVRTIVVSDEYQGQGIGKKLLEAVELWAIGECVDEMRLEVMAFNNGAQQFYDTLGFETQSRILSKRLN
- a CDS encoding c-type cytochrome, with the translated sequence MKNIKALSYIAICTSIAFSSTSFASDNVSASITTTDTSAGKIKAYTCQFCHGSNGVAANPAYPNINGQNEQYLYQSMKAYQNGERTNTMGKMMKQQLSSLQNQDLADIAAYYSMMD
- a CDS encoding RidA family protein codes for the protein MIERLETGARMSRIVKHNGTIYLCGQVCKDATQGIKEQTETMLEKVEALLEQAGSDKEHMLSATLYIKDMKDFAEMNAVWDSWVPEGYAPARACVEASMARDVLLVEISVIAVEK